A window of the Methanobacterium spitsbergense genome harbors these coding sequences:
- a CDS encoding Hsp20/alpha crystallin family protein, whose product DEMKEKMGDIKSSVSDKKDDVADSVNEMKENAQDKSDEMQEEVGKKRTQAEKLLNDIMNAIKVKQVEVGKTLSDYTTALQKPPADIMETNDSIILKIDLPAVKKENIEIGIAGESIDIMAKFEEESEDEDINYIQKERSYGETKRTIKLPSEIKVKEASAKFQDSVLTIKLPKIEKEIHKIDIN is encoded by the coding sequence GATGAAATGAAAGAGAAAATGGGTGACATCAAATCTAGTGTTTCTGATAAAAAAGATGATGTTGCTGATAGTGTAAATGAAATGAAAGAAAATGCCCAAGATAAATCTGATGAAATGCAAGAAGAAGTTGGGAAAAAGAGGACGCAGGCAGAGAAGTTGTTGAATGACATAATGAATGCTATTAAAGTTAAGCAAGTAGAAGTTGGAAAAACTCTATCTGATTACACAACAGCTCTCCAAAAACCACCAGCAGACATTATGGAAACCAATGATAGTATAATACTAAAAATAGACCTTCCTGCTGTGAAAAAGGAGAACATTGAAATTGGAATTGCAGGTGAAAGTATAGATATCATGGCAAAGTTTGAAGAGGAAAGTGAAGATGAAGACATCAATTACATCCAAAAAGAAAGGAGTTACGGCGAAACAAAGAGAACAATAAAACTTCCTTCTGAAATAAAGGTTAAAGAAGCATCAGCTAAATTCCAAGATTCTGTTTTAACCATTAAACTGCCTAAAATAGAAAAAGAAATACATAAAATTGATATTAACTAA